CATTATATCAACCGTATCAGCGCAGTATTCAGATGAGCAGAAAACAATTATTCAAGACACTGGCAGAGACCATTATCACAGGCATGCCCGCCATCAAAAGGGTGTCCCGATACAAGCGGCAATTTGAGGAGGACACCGATGAGAATACGGCATCCTTCCCATGGATTGCAGTGCAGTTTGCTGATACAGGGTACGAGAACCAAAGCAGTTGCGGACAGAAAGCCAAAGCCGAGGTGATATTCCATATCTCACATGACGAATATAAGTACTCGTATATGGATCGCCTTGAGGGCAACACTTTCCTCCATGAGGATGGCTTTGATGTGGATGACCTTTCAGACGAGCTGTGGAAGATCCTATCCCACTCAGGAATGATGTTAGAGAGGATTGGTGATTCAGACATAAGGCAAGTTGGAAAGGTCAGAACCATACAATCCAGATACAGGGTAACCTATGCAGTTTGTTGCTGAAGATAGCCACCTTCAGGCCTGTTACGGTAAATCTTGTAAATGGTATTGAATGAAAGGTCAAACTCCACAGCAGCATCCTGCAGGATATCATCGTAGCGGATATTGATATGGGTACGCAAATGGCGGTACCGATCGGCACGCTCCTGATACTTGCTGTTGATAAACTGACAGATACGCTCATAACGGCGAAGGGTATTGTTTTTACGGACAGAATTGCTCATTAAAAAAGTCATTTTAGTGTACCATAAAGTTAATATATTTTCTTAATCGTTTAAACAGTTTTATGATGAAACCATTTAAAGAGACGAAGTTCGGCAAAGCGCTGATCTCATTTGGCAACGGTGTAATGGGTGGGTTACCGCTCCTATCTGTTGTAGTTCCTGATGTTGTACGAAGCTCCAAAGGCTTGACCAAGGAAGGTCAGACGGACTGGGTACAGCTGATTACAACTGTAGTCACCGCTCTGGCTGCCATTGCATTGGTATTGGGCAAGATCACACCTGAGCAATACCAGCTGCTGATTGGTAGCTAATAGAGCAAAAAAAACACCTTACTACAAAGTGCAGAAGGTGTTGTCCCTATCAATAAAAATGAGTTTTTACCTATGAATTTTCCACGACTCATAGCGTATATGTTTAATCGTTATGTCCTTCCTAAATATAGCTTTTTTTATTTTTAAATTCTTTCAAACGACTAAGCAATTATACAAAATGATCAAAGGGATACTTACACGCTTGCAAGATGACGGTGTACAGACACTTGGCCGTCTACATGTTTACAATGGCATTAACCAACTGATGGAAGCCTGCACACTGGAGCTGTCAGACAAGAGCAACCAAAGAAACATCAGCTGTATTCCAAGGGGCACTTACACAGTAACTCCACGAAAAACAGAGAAACGAGGCTGGCACTTTGAAATCACGGGAGTACCTGGACGCACCTTTATCCTGATCCATCCGGGCAACTACTACACCCATATCCAAGGCTGTGTGCTGCTGGGTGATAAGCATGTAGATATTAACCGAGATGGCAGGAAAGACGTAACCAACTCCACTAAAACCTGCAAAACACTATGGGACAGTATTGGTGAGCAGGAGTGGCAACTGCAAATTATCTGATCGTAAAAGTGAACAGCTATGAATAACACAATCGTAAGTAAGATGATGCTACTATCTGTGCCACTATTCGCCAATATGGATTTATTGCAAGTGCCAGTAGCAGAGTTTGAAGGATTAACCGCTTTTGTGGGGAAGTTGACGTTGGATACAGCCCTTATTCTTGCAGTAATTAGACTTGATAAGCGAAATCAGGAGAAGGATAAACAGATACAAAGCATGTTTGAGAAGATGCTGGAGAA
This portion of the Limibacter armeniacum genome encodes:
- a CDS encoding DUF5675 family protein; the protein is MIKGILTRLQDDGVQTLGRLHVYNGINQLMEACTLELSDKSNQRNISCIPRGTYTVTPRKTEKRGWHFEITGVPGRTFILIHPGNYYTHIQGCVLLGDKHVDINRDGRKDVTNSTKTCKTLWDSIGEQEWQLQII